AGCTCCCGCAGGACCGCCTGCACAAAGGCCCCCATGTCCGTGCCGCCCGGGGTGTGCTTGTAGAAGCTGCAATAGGGGCAGACGCGGTGGCAGAAAGGGATGTGCAGGTAAAGATGGTGGAGCGGCGACAAGGAGCGGATTTTGAGTTCTGAGTTGCGAGGGGAGGAAGATACGTCCAACCATGCCTCCAGACAGGAAATATTAATGGTGAAATGAAGTCATGACGGGCGAGGAACAACTCGGAGGAAAGCTGCTGGAAGGCGTCTCACGCTCCTTCTACCTGACTTTGAAGGCCCTGCCGCAGGGCCTGCGGGAGCCCATTTCCCTGGCCTACCTGCTGGCACGTGCTGCGGATACCCTGGCAGATACGCCAAGCATCGCGGAATCCATCAAGCAGGAGTGCCTCACGGAGTTTGACCGTTTGATCCAAGCGGACGTGCGAGATGACGCCGGGGAAGCGACCCTGTGCGAACGGCTTCGGCGCGAGTTTGTGCCCCTTCAAGAGGACGTCAGCGAAGCCCGCCTCCTGGAGCGATTGCCGGAGGCCTTCGAGGCATACCGGAAATCTCCGCCACGTCTGCGCGATGCCACGCGTGGTGTATTAGATCCTATTGTGAAGGGACAGCTCATGGACATCCAGCGCTTCCCCGTGGATGGCCAGCTCCGCTCCCTGACCACCGAGGATGAACTGGACGAATACACCTACCTCGTGGCCGGCTGCGTCGGTGGCTTCTGGACCAAGCTCTGTGCCTCCGAACTGGAAGGCGCCATCGATCCCAAGGTAGCCTTCGACGACATGCTCGTCTGGGGCATCCGCTACGGCAAAGGCCTCCAGCTCGTGAACATCCTGCGCGACATCGCCAAGGACATCCGCATGGGCCGCTGCTACTTTCCCTCTGAAGAACTCGCCGCCCACGGCCTTACCCTCGAGATGGTGCAAGCCGACCCCGCGAAGTTGGTGTCTGTGACTGCATCGTGGCGCACGCGTTGTCGCGAGCATCTGGAGTGCGGTCTGCAATATCTCGATGCGCTGCAGCACAAGCGTTTGAGATTTGCCACTGCGTTGCCGTTGCTCCTTGGGATACGAACACTTGCTTTGATCAATCAAGCGGATGGCGCTGCGCTGGTGCAGGGCGTGAAGGTATCGCGTGGAGAAGTGGCGAGGATTCTGGTGGAGGCAGGGCTTGCCAATTTCAAGCAGGGTGGTCTGCGCAAGATGGCGGAAAGGCTGGGCAAGTAGCTAGCGCGAAGGAGGGTCATGAGCCCGGCTCTGTCCTGCGAGTGAGGACGTGCATCTCGGGCGGGAAAAACTCTAAAATCGGCCAAGCGAACTATCGTTTTTGGGAAAGCCGTTTTTTGGTTGTTGCACACCTCGGGCGGATGCGAGGCAATCACAAGAAAGAAGTGATTCCCATTGGATACGGAGGCTTGGATGCGTCAAGCGTGAGATTGAGGGGAGCGAAGTTGTTCTTTTTTGCACAGAGGGACAAACAGCCACGTAGGTTCATTCCAACCCAAACTTGCGGCGAACTTCCTGGGCAAGAGCTTGCAACTGTGGATCAGAAGCATCGCTGGCGATCTCGGTCCACTTCGCAGTAACACTTGCGCCGAAAGCGGGATCACCAAAAGCCAACGCAATCGCTTTCAACGCACGATCCGTTCCCGACAGGGCCGATAGATTGATTGCGGCGGCCACGGGGAACTCGTTCTTCCGAACGGCGAGCATGGTGATGTTTCTCAAAATGATCGCTTTCCCCAATGAGTCGGCAGCATTGTAAGCCTGCTGCCAAGCATTCCAGTCGACCGTCCAGGCAATGGCATTTGCGTCTTGTCCAAAATCTCTCGTGGACCAGTAAGTCAGCAGTTTGATGTTGCTGTCCGAACGCTGCGCAATATCCAGCAACAACGTGCCAGCCCATTGCTCGCCACTGGAGGCTGCGTCCAGCATCAAGGCTCCTGCGCCACGCAGTCGCATGGCATTGGTTTCGTTCTGCGCCACAAGCTTTGTGTAATACGCCTTGTTCCGTTGTTGGTCCTGCGCTCCCTGCAGTGTGATGTTGGACCCTGTCGGAAACTCAATGAGCTTCCATCCGCCTGCGGGGATCGTCCAATTGGCTGAAAGAATGCTCTCGGAAGTGATGACAATCAATTCCTCCCATTTTGTTGCCTTCACTGTTGGATCACTCGACGACTCGAATGCCTCCACCGCGGATGGAAACGCCTGTGGCATGTCACGGGCATCTTGCATGGAACGAATCGCGGCTTCATCGAACTCAGAGGGCTGATCCGAGCCAGCACATGATGATGCGAAGCCACCGAGCAATGCTGCTGCGATGACCAGTGGTCGAGTAAAGGTATTCATGGTCTGGGTTTGTCTGACTTGAAGCCGACGTAGGTGTTGATCCAATAGTGGCCTGGATAGTGCTTGGATCCGGCATATTTCACACGTGTGCTGTCGCCCTCGATCCTGTGTGCGATGGCTGTGGATGAACCGCCGTCACCTGCAACGCAAAGAGTCTGTCCGGACACCGTTAACCGGGCGACCAAATCCGCAACCGGATACTGTGTGGTTGGTGCAGTCTGCGTAACGGTGAATATCAGTTTTTTCCTGTCACTTGGCGCACCTATTTCGGCAATGCCAAACCAAGGATGAATGTTATAGCCTCCACCGACAAGATTGCTCGCAAAACCACCAAGGGCCGAGTTGTGCGTTGGTGGGCTCAAGGGCACTATGCCAGTCGTGATAGCGAAGGTACCGTTTCCGTCGGCGCTGAGATATTCAGCGGTCGGCCCTTCAAAGGGATGGGTGCCGCCAACCGAGGTGGCGGCGTTCGATGCTCCACCAACGACGCAGCCTCCGTGACATCTTGACGTCATGTCATGGGTTGCTATTCCCTTTATTCGTCCAGGCAGGCCACCGTTGAAGAAGCAGAAGTTGCCGTTGACGATCAGGTCGTGGTGGTCCTGGTTCGCAGCTACCACACCAGGCATTCCATAGATTTTCGGATTGCGATGGTAAGTTTCGATGACTCCCATGTTCGTGCTTTCGTGGCGCATGGCGGTGATTCGGATCTCATGTTGCCCTGCCTTGAAGTAGCGCACATGGAGCCTGGTGTTCAGTTCGAGCATGTAATCTCGTGTGCCGTGGAAGTATTTGGCTGCCCCGATGTCCTTGACGATGGTCAGCTTGATTTTGGCGGCCTCGACTTCCTGCGCTCCGCTGCCTGGTGCTTTGAACTTCAGAACCAAATCCCCTTCACTTTGGGGATTTCCAGTGGGCACGCTCAGAGTTCCATCTACACGTATGTACAGTTTTTCAGGAAGTGGATTTCCAGATGACAACTGGAATCTGGCACCAGTCTTGATGTCCACCTTGTCCGCCGCCTTGCATTCCCTGGTCTTGTAAAAGCTCATCGCGGCAATGGCGGGATGCTCCAGCCAAACCTCGCCCGATGTCATCGCCAGTTTTAGACGTAACTCCTCTGCGTCGTCATCGTCCTTCGCGCTGGTGGGTTTTTCTGGAGCAGTGTCATCTTTGTCCCATGTTCCGTTTGAGAGGTTTTCATTGGTGAATATGTACTCAATCCCTTTCTCTTTGTCCTCGTCGGTCGCACCCTCCTTGTAGGGGTTCCCAACAAGAGCCTTGTCCTCCGAATCGATCTCGCCGTCATTGTCCAAATCGGTAAGGAGTTCTCCTGATGCCAGGTTGACTATGTCCCCAAACCCAATGGCATCTGGTTCCGACGGAGGAGCCAACCAAGTGAGCGCAATCTGAGCACTGATCAGGGCTCCCACAGACTGCGGGTCAGAACACGATACGTACAGATTGGTGGTCTGGGTGGCAGAGAAGGTTTCTCCCGGCATTGCCTCCGTTTGCATTCCAGCATCTCGCCACAGGCGGACAGAGGCCGGCCATGACAAGGAATAGTCTCCGCCGACATCTCCGGTAACTGGGCGAAGGATCAGTTTGGTATTCAGCGGGGCCTCCGAGTTGGTCACTATTGCCCCCGGCCGCTCTTCGTCTTCTTCTGACACTTCGGAGTCCCCGTAGGCTACGTCCATATCCGCTCTGTAGAATCCGGTCCAAGCTTGGAGTTCCCTGACTTCAAGCCTTCCATTGAGGCGTGTCTCCAGCGTAAAGATGGGACTGCAATTGGTGTTCTCTCCAGCCCATTCCCTCACTGTGACAACCGGAGGAGGGGTCGGCGAGTCCGGAGATTCCTTGGCTGGATAGAAGACTTCCTTCCAACGGAAGCCCAGTGTCTCCCACGTGCGATCCGCAACAAATCGGAACTTTGCCTTCTTGCAATAGGCGTACACTTCGGACTTGCTCATGTTCCACTCAGCTACAGCTGGAGCACTGTGGGTAATGGTGTACGTCGCAGGATTTTGAAAGGGTATGATCTGAGATTCTGCAATGTCGAGCTTCCGATCGAGACGTTTCAGCAGTTCCGCCGTCGTGTAGGGCTTGGAAAGGGTGACGGATATCTCCTCCCTGTAGGACATCACATCCGATGAAGTGCCGGTGATGTTTCTCGCGGGTGTGGGCTTGCCGGTGTTGGAGGCCGCGCCTGTGGTTTCATATTCATCCTGCTCATCCCGGCTCGCGGTGCCTATGTACGTTGTTGTAGTGGGTGTGACACTATTGTTCCACTCGTCTGGCTGCATGCCCACGGAAGGCCAACTTGAGGTACTTCCTCCACGGGTGTCCTTAACGACCACATTCCCATCATTGGTATAAGTGCCCACAAACTCCTTATTGGAAGATTCTTCTTCTGGAGGCTCACCGTAGCGGGTGGTTTGAGTCACGGACGTCTGCACCATGCTTACACCACCGCTGCGGTTGAAGTTGATTCCCCCTTCATCGAGATCGTACTCTTCCTCGAGATTGTAGTCGCGGTTGAACACGTAAGTGGATTCCCCTTCGCGATCATAGTACA
The Roseimicrobium gellanilyticum DNA segment above includes these coding regions:
- a CDS encoding phytoene/squalene synthase family protein, whose translation is MTGEEQLGGKLLEGVSRSFYLTLKALPQGLREPISLAYLLARAADTLADTPSIAESIKQECLTEFDRLIQADVRDDAGEATLCERLRREFVPLQEDVSEARLLERLPEAFEAYRKSPPRLRDATRGVLDPIVKGQLMDIQRFPVDGQLRSLTTEDELDEYTYLVAGCVGGFWTKLCASELEGAIDPKVAFDDMLVWGIRYGKGLQLVNILRDIAKDIRMGRCYFPSEELAAHGLTLEMVQADPAKLVSVTASWRTRCREHLECGLQYLDALQHKRLRFATALPLLLGIRTLALINQADGAALVQGVKVSRGEVARILVEAGLANFKQGGLRKMAERLGK